The following nucleotide sequence is from Echeneis naucrates chromosome 17, fEcheNa1.1, whole genome shotgun sequence.
accaccaggatcaggacttcagaggtccggatgagtccagacctccaggatccggacttcagaggtctaaaggagtccagaccaccaggatcaggacttcagaggtctaaaggagtccagacctccaggatccggacttcagaggtctaaaggagtccagacctccaggatcaggacttcagaggtctaaaggagtccagacctccaggatcaggatcaggtggtcataatgttgtgTAACACAACCTGTATTACTGGTGAGTCACGGCTGTTTTAGTAACAGTCACAGAAACTGTTCTTTCATGTTACCTGCTTATCCTGCTCAGGTGTGCTGGGGGCGGAGCCTCACCAATCCAGTCCAACAGTTACAGTACTAATGCTTTCTGCAGGTGAAGCGTTCCTGACTGGAGGTGTGGCCCCTCAGGGCTCCCTCTGTTTTTAACACCAGGACAGAGAGCTCCACCGGGGAGTCCCCACTGTCTTCGGTCTTCGTTGGATGTTTTTTAAGGAGACCTGACAGAGTGACGTCAGCATGGCGGGAAGCTGCGATGAATGTTCGCGGTAAGGTCACAGGTCGTCTGTCAGCAGgtcatgatgacatcattggtTCAGTTGCTTGGCAACATGTAGTGGTcctaatgatgatgaaaactgGTATCAAAGTGGAGTAAATATTCTGAATATTGTGTAAATGcaacataaatgaatgaaaaacagacttttctacaccttcagaataaaagacagaaaaaagtaaatacaaaataataacaaaaatgacaGAATTAACATTCAGCTAgccaacacaaaagaaagaaaaaccttcacCACATGATTAGATTAGTTTCTCCATCATGAATTGTGACTGTCAGTTTGTGCTGTTGTAACTCTCCCCTGGTGCTTTAGCGCCCCCATGTGGTCAAACTCATAGTTGCACGTTGCCTCCTTCCTGCAGCTCGGAAgctttagaataaaaaaaactgtctggaTCAGTAAAAGTGGAAGTGATCAAGTGATTGATGTGATAAATCAAGTCCAGTAAATGAACCAATATGGGGCATGTTtaaacagaatgaatgaatctgtcGTCATTCATTTGGAAGAATGTTCTcactttatatttgtgtgtgaaaagctgctgctgtctcgTTCTACAGATTCACACGTTTGTCCTTCAAATATCTGAAGATCTCATGAAggattttactgtgaaaaaaaaaaagaaatatttcaactaaatcagattcatttaacacaaagcccaaaacactgacacacattttcacacccTGTCCCTATGGAAataccacacaaacacaaacacacaaacacactcctccAGTCTATACATCGCCCCGGAAACCAGGGGCTCGCCTAGCAACAGCTGGTGTGTTAACAGTTTCCTGAATAAGCCCCCACAGTACCCCCGTCTGTAtgcacacctgtgtgtgtgtgtgtgtgttagaagcagctcagcatcatttGTTGCAGACACACTCTTCTCTTTGTTATGAACAAAATGTGTAGCAGCTCTGTTTGTGACGTCAGGGCGTCCATCTTTGTTCCCACGTTCCTTCACCAACCTCTGTTGTTGTGCAGCTCTTTGACTCTCCATCACTCAGGTGTTTCTCTTTAGTCAGCATCCAGTTTGTCTGAACAACTTTAACATTTGTGTCTTTGATCGTtcagggtaaaaaaaactaagtacACATGAGACGAGTCCTGCAGATGATCCTGAGCTAGAAAGTTTATATTAAGAAGAGACCTTCAGATCCAGAACAGACCAAAACCTCCTCCAGGAAACACatgagcatcagaactggaccaaGAAGCTGGTCTGGTCTGCTGGATCAGGCCTTGGGCCCCTTCTAACCCCCCTGGTGGACAGAATGAGGATGGTCTGTTCCTCCCATCATAAAGATATGATTTCACAGACCGCACCTACTGAGATCTGCTTTCCTTCCGGACTTTAGTCTCTgaaactgaacaaacagctcAGTCTGCTGCTCTTCCGTCAGGACTCCTGTGTCTGGTCCGGTTCTCCTGTGTCTGGTCCGGTTCTCCTGTGTCTGCTCCGGTTCTCCTGCGCCTGGTCCGGTTCTCCTGCGTCAGCTCCGGTTCTCCTGTGCCCGGTCCGGTTCTCCTGCGTCAGCTCCGGTTCTCCTGCGTCTGCTCCGGTTCTCCTGCGTCAGCTCCGGTTCTCCTGTGTCTGCTCCGGTTCTCCTGTGCCCGGTCCGGTTCTCCTGTGCCTGCTCCGGTTCTCCTGCGTCAGCTCCGGTTCCCCTGCGCCTAGTCCGGTTCTCCTGCGTCAGCTCCGGTTCTCCTGTGTCTGCTCCGGTTCCCCTGTGCCCGGTCCGGTTCCCCTGCGTCTGCTGCGGTTCCCCTGTGCCCGGTCCGGTTCTCCTGTGCCCGGTCCGGTTCTCCTGTGTCTGCTCCGGTTCCCCTGTGCCCGGTCCGGTTCTCCTGTGTCTGCTCCGGTTCCCCTGTGCCCGGTCCGGTTCTCCTGTGCCCGGTCCGGTTCTCCTGTGTCTGCTCCGGTTCTCCTGTGCCCGGTCCGGTTCTCCTGTGCCCGGTCCGGTTCTCCTCGGTGTAGGATCATGGAGGTGGCGGCTCTCGGTCGGCCTTTCTGTGTCGGGATGTTGTACGACTGTCGCAGCGACGAACTCATTCCAGGTGAGGAACAAGCTGCTGATCCGGATCAGTTCGGATCAGATCAGGGTGTTTCCAGTTTTCTGATGCCACTGACTTATTTTAACGATGTAGAAACTTCATTCTTCTActcctgctgcaggaggagaactttaatatattcatgaaaCTGTCActgaatttttgttgaaatttgacatttcactgacaaaaaacaatgataaaCATCTAAAATCAATGTTAGTCAGAATATAACATCAAATCATCACtaagaaaatattaaatgaatgTTTCCTATTGACTCACGTGGTTTGGAACACAAAGCATAAAGTGAAAGTTTAAAATGTGGAGAGCACCCAGTACAATTACATCACAAAGGTACACGTACAGATAATACCACAGATGGATGACTGACTTATAGAGCTGTAATGGAATTCATTCAGAATTTATTAAAATCCTCCTGAAACTTGAAACTTAACATGTTTCCAATCCTTTAGAGAATGAAGTagacaaacatttttacagatCTGAATGCCAGAAGAGCCTTCAAACGCACAAGAACTTAAACAACCAACGCCAACAGCATGGAAGTAGACCAACTGAAGGAACCCTTCAGTCGGCGCCGTCTGCAGTTCAAAGGTCGAGTCAGGGCTGACTCATCATCTGCTGGCTGTGGTTGGAGGGGCAGTGAAAACTGATTTATGACACATTTCTGGACAAACATGTATGTTCTCTGATTAAAGGGAGTAAATGTGGCTGTCTGGAGCTGATTCCACTGCAGACATGAAGCTGACAACTTCCTTTCTCCCCCTCTAAGACTGAAGGCGGCCATTTTTGTTAGAGAAGAGCCGGGTCAAATCCTGacctcctttccttctcctctcctctctctcctttctgtctaaATATTGTGTCAGTGATGATGGTGTAATACTTTAGCATTaattatcatatatatatatatgataaaaaGGCCGATCAACTGTTTTATACAAAAACTCCTACACATAGTTAGCATTGCCCTCATAAATGTTAATATCAATGTTGTCACCAATAACTACATTAAACAGTCATTTAATGTCATCATGTGCTAGCGTTTTATCGGTAATGCTACGGCTACACAGCTAGCTATAGTTGGTTTAAATTTAGCTAAGCAGTGCTCGTGCAATATTTTCGGTTAGACATCAGctaaattattaaatttaacaggaaataaatgacactgaatttttttttttcctaagagTCTGTCCGCCATGCTCTCGactctttgtctcttcctgaCTGTTGGTGCTGTTAGGATGCATTCAATAACAGAAGGACTTGGAAAATATCTTCCCACCAAAAAGAGACACTTAAACCATTTATAAATCCATTTAACATCTTTAAGTCCCACTTTAAGTTCCCATTAAGtcaaatatatgttttgtttttacttgaatGTTGAATAAATCCTCATGTCCCGTTTGTTTTTGACTGAGTAAAGAGAGAGGGATTCCTGAGCTCCGTCTGACAGTCCGATAATACAAATGAACTAATGTTAATACAAATTCAGTGTTGAAAAAGTAGAATTCTAAATGTTAGTGTTTGTCATTTTCTAATAAACCAAAAATGATCAACATTGACTGAATAACATTTAAGCTGATCAGTCACTGTCAGCGCGGCTGAATTGGGGAACAAGATGTTTTCGTGTTCGCACATCATCACATCTGTTCATTCAACATTTGATTTGTGTTCTAAACCAATATCATGTGAACCTGTCacagaaggagcagcagcacatgTTAACCACTGAGCAGTTTCTCACTCACTTTGGAtttctgtctcagtctctgatgtgaaataaacaaaagtttcactttttggCAGGATTGACACTGTGGGACCGGGACGACTTGGAGAAAAACACCCGAGAAAGACGACAACTCAACAGTGACTTTGAGATAGTCGCATCTGAATCAATCCAGGACAAAACCTCAGCTCTAAATGTTGAAGCTTCACTAAAGGCAAGTTTCTTTGGTGGACTGGTCAAAGTTGGTGGATCTGCCAAATACCTGTATGACAATAAAACTTCCAAAAAGCAGGCCAGAGTAACATTAAAGTACAAAACTACCACCAAGTTCCAGGAACTGTCAATGAATCATCTGGGAAGAGACAACATGAAGCATCCGTACGTTTTTGAGAAAGGCATAGCCACACATGTCGTCACAGGTATTCTCTACGGGGCACAAGCCTTCTTCGTGTTTGACCGTGAGGTGTCAGAACAGGAAGATCATCAAGTCATTCAGGGAAACTTAAAAGTGATGATCAACAAGATCCCCACCGTCTCTATCGGAGGTCAAGGTTCTCTGAACATGGAGGACGGAGACAGAGCTGACGTTCAGAAATTCTCCTGCAGGTTCTACGGAGACTTTTGTCTGGAGAAGAATCCCGTGACCTTTCAGGATGCAGTCGAAGTCTACCAAAGCCTCCCAAGACTGCTGGGACCTAACGGAGAGAACACCGTCCCAATCAAGATCTGGCTGCTGCCGCTGACAGTGTTAGATTCTTCTGCTGCTCAACTCGTCCGACAGATAAGTCTCCAGTTAGTTCAGGACACACAGAATGTCCTGGAGGACTTCAGGGAGCTGGAGGTCAGGTATGAGGACGCAATGACGACAACAACTGCACAGCAGTTCCCTGAAATTAGCAAAAAAATCAGAGGTTTCAAAGAAAAGTGCTCTCAGTTCAAGCTGGAATTTCAACAAAGATTATCAAAGCAGCTTCCTTCTATCCGAGGAGGAGGCGAAAACGAGGCTGGGCTCGCAGAGACGATCAGGAAGATACATTCTTCTCCTTTTAACAGCAAAGACCTCAACGAGTGGATGGactgcagggagagagaaatcCACACCGTCAACATGATCACCAACAGGATGAAGAACACAAAGATCATCCAAACCCAAAGTCAACTGTTCCAAGAAGCCATCAATGCAGAGCacgttgtgtgttttgtcttcacCTCACTGGGAAGTGACGACCGCTTCATCTCTACTTTATCAAACTACTTACACCAAAGAACCGAACCACAACACCCTCATGATGCCGAGAGGGGACAGTGGTTTGCCTCCAAACGCCtcacagaggaaatgaggaaaaaagcGAAGCTCTTCAGTGACTTTGCCGAGGAGAACAAGGACAGCAGGAAGACCAAGTTCGTGGCAGTTGGTTTGACAGATGAAACTCAGAAAGGCTCAAGCATCCACCTTTATAAGGACGGTTTCTCTGACAGCGAGAACTTTGAGCCTCCGTCAGAGCCTGAAGCCGTGACAGCGTCCAACACAAACCAGGACAGCGTGACACTGAAGATTTGTGCGCCCAGATTTGGGGCACAGAACGTCACCTCCTACTCTGTGGAGTACAGAGTTCtaggagaagatggatggactCAACAGACAGTATCCACAGCTGGAGAAGTGAAGGTGAGCCATCTGAGTCCTCAAACAGAGTACGAGTTCAGATGCAGGGCGGTGACCTCAGTCGGTGTTGGACCAGCCAATCAGCTCAGTGCTTCCACGCTGCCCGGCATCCCCGGTCGTGCCACTAACCCCAGATCCCTCAAAGACTCCCTCAAACAGACAAGTGAACGGATAAACTACGACTCTCCCTCCATTTTCAAACTGTCTCTGACGGAGGACAGACTCAGCAGCCGCCGATGTCGGAGGTTGACCTTGGGCAGAGAAAGCTCCAAGGGAAAGCGAATCATGATTGTCTTCGGAGCGACTGGATCAGGAAAGTCGGACCTGATAGATGGGATGATCAACTACATCGTTGGAGTGGAGTGGAAGGACAGTTTCAGGTTCATACTAACCGATGGGGGGTTGCAGAGACCAGCAGCGGAGAACCAGAACTCCGTCCTCACAGTCTACAAGCTCAACCATCAGGAGGGCTTTAGAATCGATTATTCACTGACCATCGTTGATGTTCCAGAATTTGGAGAACACCCAGACGCTGAAGGACACATGAAGATcttccagcagctccacagtTTCCTCCTCTCCGAACAAGGAGTCAGTGAGGTTGGCGCTCTGTACTTTGTGGCTCCAGCCTCTTTAagagcactcacacatacacagaaatataCGTTTGACTTTATCATTCCAAACTTTGAGGAGGGCATGTTAAACAACGTAAGAGTTCTGGTAACGTCCGCAGACACACAACGTCCAGCAGTCCTCAGGGCCATCACTGACTTTAATGTCCAATGTGCTAAAACAAGAGAAGGACTTCCAGTTCACTTCAAGTTCAATAATTCAGCTCTGTTGGCCCACAGCACAAGTACGAAGTTGTGGGACAGCgagatggaaaacatgaagaagTTTTTTGAAGCTTTACGTTCAGAGACCAAAAGGTGGATAGTTACTGAGAAAATGATCGAATTtgcaaaagaaaaggagaaatattTCCAGATGTTCTGAAGGCTGATTGAAAAGCTAAAATCTGAATGGAGTGTCCAGGTAATATAATCGGAAAGAAAGTTGAAATCAAGGAGAACGAGGAagttaaagaagaaacaatCCAACAATCAAAGAGCCTAAAGATGTTCAGCCGGCGAAGCCGAGTCCTCTCTCCACTCCACAAATCTGAACAAGTCCAGGACCTGATGGACGCCAGTGACACAAACCTACATCAGAAGCTTccagaaaataaagacagaatgaACAGGCGCTTCAAGGACCGACTGTATGTCTGATCACACCTGAGAATGACATCAGATCATAAAGAAATATTCTTAAAATCACGAGGTTTTTATTCACAGGTTGTTCTCTGTAATATGTTGAGAGGGTGGACACCATTTGTCCATCTTACTTAAATAAAGATGATTTTGTTCCTCCAAACTTTTACAGTTTAACTTTGATTTCCTCACTTTCTGGAAGAATTCAACTATTGTAGCTTCCTTGAAAAGTGTCAGCAGGGTTTAACATGGCCCAGCAGAGGGCGCTGTTTAACTTTGTCTGTCTCAGCATGAGCTGatctgaccaatcagagcagtCTTCTCTGATTTAGCATCTCATTAAAGCGTCAGCATTTTTGCTGACTGTGACTTTTTCATCTTGACAGCTGTTACTGTTGCTTAGCAACATGTGATATTATTCTAGGAAGCAGAGTCGAGGTCAACTCCAGGGAGTTCCACTGTGTCCTACGGGATGACGAGCCAACAGTGAGCAGGAGTCCAGGAGCTGGTCGGATCTGAAACAGTCCGGAGAAGTTCgttttggcattttaaattaGATCACTGGGGCTAATGCTAACCAGCTACCCCTCATTGATAATCCAGCTGTGGCTCAGTAACACCACACCAGAGTGtgtatgtcacacacacacacacaaatcaatcCAGATGTCACATTATGGTCTTAATCCtgttaatttcacatttatttttttcagtctgctgctgaTGTGGATTTGTCACATTCAGGTAATGGTGGAATAAACAGATGCTGCTCATCACTGATCTACagactggagggggggggggcagaaaggagagggaggggggagaaagaggcagagggagagagagggagaggcagaaggagagggagaaggagagagggagagagaggcagaaagaggagagggaggggggagaaagaggcagagggagggagagggagaggcagaaggagaggggggggtagagggagggagagggagagagagggagagagagagagaggcagaaggagaggcagaaggagagagagggagagagagagagaggcagaaggagaggcagaaggagagagggagagagaggcagaaagaggagagggaggggggagaaagaggcagagggagggagagggagaggcagaaggagagggagggggtagagggagggagagggagagagagggagaggcagaaggagagggagaaggagagagggagagagaggcagaaagaggagagggaggggggagaaagaggcagagggagggagaggcacaaggagagagggggagggagagagagagagggaggagagggagagagagggagagagagagagagagagggagagagagagagagagggagagagagggagaggcagaaggagagagggagagagaggcagaaggagagggaggggggagaaagaggcagagggagggagagggagaggcagaaggagaggggggggtagaggaagggagagggagagagagggagagagagagagaggcagaaggagaggcagaaggagagagggagagagaggcagaaggagagggagggggtagagggagggagagggagagagagggagagggagagagagagagagggagagagagggagagaggcagaaggagaggcagaaggagagggagaaggagagagggagagagaggcagaaagaggagagggaggggggagaaagaggcagagggagagagagggagaggcagaaggagaggggggggtagagggagggagagggagaggcagaaggagagagggagagagggagggagagggagggagagggagagggagagagagagagaggctgaaagaggagagggaggacagaAGCTTTGTTGTCTTCTCTGTAACAAACTAATTCACAGCTCAGCTGACAGAGGGAGTGCTTGTTTAACAACACAGTccatcacaacaacacaacacacgtGATGTAAAACAGTCTATGGCAGACACACTGTGGTACGGACCGTTGTGGTTCGTTGTGGTTCCTGATTCATTCATTGTGAACACAGAACAATCAGAGAAAGGAGTCCCTGTGTAAGGGGGCGGGGCTCTGGGTTGTAGCTGAGGGGAGTGActgtttgttgtgacatcacaatgtcgcagaagtcctgacagctccTTTTGAGGCTCACTTCAGAATACAGAGAATATATAAACCTAGATCAGATGGAGGCCTGTCTTTACACCAGACATTGGTCCCACTGTGTGAGGTGACCCTGAGTGCTGCTGTCTGACTCTTTCATGTGATTACAGCACATGTCAGCTTTCATCCCAATCTGGACAACATGCTCATAATTAATCTTGGCATAAATCTGGACTTTGGCAGCCTGAGCTTCTGATACATgtggccacacacacagcatgcagcagctcagacacacaTCAGAAGGATCATAACACAACGTCACATATGCtaccaacacacaaaaaaaatctgacattattGGGTTTCCACAGAAGTTCAACAGAAAAGTAGATACCGACCCCCCATCTaaacatctaaaaatatttaatacGATAGAAACAACTCATCTGAGCACAGCAGTGCTGTAGTGGAGCCATCTTGGAATGATCCTGGAATAATTCATTTTCCATGTTGTTTCAGTAGattgttacagcagcatcagagccCCCGCCCCACCCGGGGAGGTGATGGATGGCGTGAGAGCACAGCAGACCTCTTCTTCTGTACTCTAATATGACGAGCCCGAGACTCAAGGCAAGGTCATTCATTAAACATGGCCGTCTAAAAATAAAGGCCTCTGCCTTTCAACTGAACTGGTCGCTTTAATCTGAGCCAGAGCTTCGAGTGTTAGAATGAGAGACAAAGACGGACACTTCACAcagggaggatgaagaggagctTTCATCTTCACCCTGACCAAAGGTTGGATTTGTACTTCAGGAAGGTCCGCaggctgacctctgacctctgaacacgtttttcagatttattcataAATGGTGACAACACATTCATGGACGTATTAGCTGCACATCCTCATATGAGGTTACCAGAAATATATtcctaataaaataaaatcaaactaaacTCTGTGCAGagtatacaaaaataaaagacaataatTAAAGAGTGACACCAACGCTACACAGAGGACAGGAATTAAAACTGTCATACGTCCACCCAACGCTTCAGATGAGTATAGTTATAAATGATAAGCTGAACTTTCTCAAACAGCAGCATCTGAGAGTTTAGTTGGTCCGACTGGATTCATGCTGGACAGAAAAAATGAAAGGTATCTCATAAAACTTAACTTTAATTTCAGCTGAGGCATTTCACCTCCCTCAGGTTGGTGCTGTTCATCTgaccttcctctcctcctccggAAGGTGAGCTGCTTCATTGGGCGGCAGGTCtggggggagaagggggagaaaagggggagaagggggagagaCTTTGGAATCACATGGTTCACATTTCCAGCTCTGTGAGACGCCATTTTGGAGGAAAGTTTGGAATTCGCCGacctggagaggaggaggaggaggaggaggaagagggaggagaggagaggaggacctACAGTCACAGAAGTTTGACACGAAAGCAGAAGGCAGGCGGAGACCCTGAGGTGTGCGGACCGAGCCGGACCAGCAGCCGGGACTTTTTCTGACGCGTCAGAGCTCCGGAGCCGAACCTTTGGCTGCACCGCAGCAGCGGCAGGAGCGGCAGCGCTCCGCCTGGACGGAAGCTGAGCGGCTCTTTCTCCAGTTTGAACGGCCGGTCCCGGGCGGTCCCGGCCGGTGGAGGCTCGACTCACACTTCCTTTATCCGGCTGTGCGTCTGCGGTGCGGTGCGGTGCGGTGCGGTGCACGCCGCGGACAGTCGGAGCGGACGGCACTCACCGGAGCTTCTGCCGGTCCTGCTCGGTGTCCGGACTGTATTTTGAACCGGAGGTCCTGTGCGTTTGCCCCCGCCGGTTTTCTGTGTGTCGCCTTGGTAGCCGGGTCCGGCTCCGGGTCCAGATCCGGGTCCAGCTCCCCGGACCGGGAGTTAGTTTGTCGGAGGGAAGTTGGTGTCTCCACAGCCGGACTTGGAGCGCTGACAGCGGAGCAATAATCAGTAAAACACGGCCGGTGTGCGGCGTGTATGAGGCTAACACGGAAATAGCTCCAGTACCGAGCCCAGCCGAgccagaccggaccggaccggaccggaccatGCCAGTCCGAAAGAAAGGTAAGCCGCTTTCACTTCACCAGCAAGCTAGCTCGGCTAGCCGCGGTCTGCCGGGGAAACTCACACTGCAGCCTccgaaaaacacacacaactcccAAACTGACACggacacacgaacacacacacacacaacccgaGCAGAACACTGTCCTCACAGCCGGTCCGGGCCGGGCCGGGCCGAACCGAGCCGGGTCGGGCCGGGGAAAGTGAGTTAGTGGGGGCTAGCCGGTTAGCCGCCGCTGCTAACCAAGTTGTATTTGGGGCAGAGACGAGCcaactaaaaataaactgtcatattaataaaatattcacagcCTCACCTCAGCTCAGAACTTTATACCAAACACTTTACACATCCAAGTTGGGCTTTATTTGGACTTTTCCACCTGGAAGAGATCCGTTTGTTTAACTGTGTCATTCGTGCCAAAGAGTGCTCATAGCAGCCTAATTAAACCGATAATTATATCCGAGCTCCCTCCGCTTTGTTTAATCCGGCCTGCATCTGGAGGGGGTTCCGTTCGTTGTGTAAAAGATGGGTTCggtttaaaaacacactgcctTCAGAAGTTCTGCTCAGTTTCTCCTGATTATTTCACTTCTGTCTATTTTTACATCAAGCTACAGAAAGTCTTTTTCATTCAGACGCTCATCCTTGATGCAGAAAGTCACAGTCATCAAACACTGATTGATGATCAGCTGACCTTTGGCAGTTctgtcacctttgacctctgatgTAAAATCTGGACGAtcctttaaaagcagcagccaacagtgtttgtcattgtttgtcTGTGAAATCTTTTTTGTTGTAATGAAGCGGTTTGTGTTGACATCTCCAGTTGGAGGTCTGCTGATGTGGTGTTTTGTTGGATCAACAGTCCACCTCACAtatgaaacacatgaaaaacaactgaATGAAGATTAGATTTGATTACACGCAGTAATTGAGAGGTCTGAATAAAGGTCAGTGTATCAGGTTCAGCCCGGGATTTAAAAACGTCTGCTGATGAAATGAATCTGATGAAATGGAGAtgtcactaacttcaggtgAGTCTGAGCGGTACAACCTGGAAGTTGGAGCCTTGGGATATTTTATAAATCAATATAATCTGATCCGCATGGTTATTGTTCAACCATAGGTTCCAGTTTCTGAGATGAAATGATTTTTAGTTGGCTCTCTTCAGTGTCTCAGTCCAGGTCTCAGGTCTTTGGATTGGATTCCACTCACATACAGAATTCAAGTCAAACAGTTTGGGCGGAGAAGTTTGATTTATATGAGCATGACAGGCACTGAATCATAACTGTtcttaaatttagtttttaatctctatttttgttattgttatgtACGCTACACGGCATCTGTGAATGATGTGTTTGATCTAAAAACTTCTGATGGAAGGAATGGAAAAGTgcgtttattttgaaaatgaaataggaAAACTGTTTCCATGTGTACAGCTGTTTAaccttctccttttcctgtccAGACGCACAGcgagctctgctgctgctggaggagtaCCGGGCCAAGCTCAACCACACGGAGGACCGCCAGCTCCGACACTCCATCCAGAGGGTGATCGACATCTTCCAGAGCAATCTCTTCCAGGCTCTCATAGGTAGGCTTCCCCTTCATTTACCCAGAAACCCTTTGCAACAGGTCCACTCCACTTCCTATTCCTGGAAAGTCCTGGTAAAATACACCAAAGGTCATAGAAAGCAAGGAGGTCCTGTGGTCCTAAAACTGTTGGATCAGGTGCTCTGATAAAAACTTaacagaatataaatatttggCTTCGTTTCCAGCGCTGCAGAAGCTATTTGTGTTTGTAACTGAACTTTGGGAGTCAGTTGTatagttgtttgtgtttgatgggGAAACAGCCACATTTGTCcttgttctttattttatttcatgcagGTTGACGTTTGGaacaaaactgttttaattTGTCACTGAAGGTCAAACATCAGCTGATAAATGTCAGTAAACTGACAgcggtgacctctgacctcatcacagctgtttgtttctcctgTGTGAGGCGTCGCAGTGTGGTGAGAGGTTGTAAAGGTCATCTGTGTGTCGGTGCGACCGTCCGAGGGCTGACGGTCCAACACACTGAGCAAACAGCTACAACATCTGGAAGAAACCGTCTGAAGGAATCAGCTGAAGTCCAGATGatcagaatcatcctg
It contains:
- the LOC115057947 gene encoding uncharacterized protein LOC115057947 encodes the protein MFADSCVWSGSPVSGPVLLCLLRFSCAWSGSPASAPVLLCPVRFSCVSSGSPASAPVLLRQLRFSCVCSGSPVPGPVLLCLLRFSCVSSGSPAPSPVLLRQLRFSCVCSGSPVPGPVPLRLLRFPCARSGSPVPGPVLLCLLRFPCARSGSPVSAPVPLCPVRFSCARSGSPVSAPVLLCPVRFSCARSGSPRCRIMEVAALGRPFCVGMLYDCRSDELIPGLTLWDRDDLEKNTRERRQLNSDFEIVASESIQDKTSALNVEASLKASFFGGLVKVGGSAKYLYDNKTSKKQARVTLKYKTTTKFQELSMNHLGRDNMKHPYVFEKGIATHVVTGILYGAQAFFVFDREVSEQEDHQVIQGNLKVMINKIPTVSIGGQGSLNMEDGDRADVQKFSCRFYGDFCLEKNPVTFQDAVEVYQSLPRLLGPNGENTVPIKIWLLPLTVLDSSAAQLVRQISLQLVQDTQNVLEDFRELEVRYEDAMTTTTAQQFPEISKKIRGFKEKCSQFKLEFQQRLSKQLPSIRGGGENEAGLAETIRKIHSSPFNSKDLNEWMDCREREIHTVNMITNRMKNTKIIQTQSQLFQEAINAEHVVCFVFTSLGSDDRFISTLSNYLHQRTEPQHPHDAERGQWFASKRLTEEMRKKAKLFSDFAEENKDSRKTKFVAVGLTDETQKGSSIHLYKDGFSDSENFEPPSEPEAVTASNTNQDSVTLKICAPRFGAQNVTSYSVEYRVLGEDGWTQQTVSTAGEVKVSHLSPQTEYEFRCRAVTSVGVGPANQLSASTLPGIPGRATNPRSLKDSLKQTSERINYDSPSIFKLSLTEDRLSSRRCRRLTLGRESSKGKRIMIVFGATGSGKSDLIDGMINYIVGVEWKDSFRFILTDGGLQRPAAENQNSVLTVYKLNHQEGFRIDYSLTIVDVPEFGEHPDAEGHMKIFQQLHSFLLSEQGVSEVGALYFVAPASLRALTHTQKYTFDFIIPNFEEGMLNNVRVLVTSADTQRPAVLRAITDFNVQCAKTREGLPVHFKFNNSALLAHSTSTKLWDSEMENMKKFFEALRSETKRWIVTEKMIEFAKEKEKYFQMF